TTGTCCTCATGAATTTATACTATATTATCTGATTTCATGTATtcagggcattacatgatcttaagtgtgggggtgaGTTATAAATTCCCTCGAAATTGTTACACTTGACGTgggaaaatttgaaattttttaaaatgtTGAAACACTTAAAAGCCAAGTTGTCCATTATTTTGGTAAGTAATGATACGCGTGCCTACGCGCACGGCACTCGTACGTATCACGCACATCCTGAATATTGCCAGAACATCTGATTAGGAGGTGCGCACGTGGATTTTTCTTAGCGCACACGAAAGTAATCGGATATAATTTTATCCATAATTAAACGTGATCCTTTCCCTACTATAAACCCGTTATTTATGGTTGTTATCTGGTAGGATCTAGAACCTAATTATGAGGCATTCTAGGGTTAggattttattataaatacaacCCTAAACCTCATTCACTCGATACAACATTTTCTGTATTACTCGAATTTAAGATTGCGTCCAGAAAACACTCTAACGGTAACAGGTATGttccatgaacataaaccctatgcaACCACCTCTAGTGCCATTTTTGTGGCAATTGCCATCAATGGTAGATGTAGCTTTGATCACCCTTTCGTAGATCATCATCTCAataagggttattcacggtaaaccggaccggagatcaaagCTATAATCGTTCTTAAACACTCCCTCATGCACTCAACATCATTCTTGATATTTGAgcagatttatgttcgatcaaACGGTGCTATTCGTAGGACCATAACAAGAATTGCGTAAAAAGTTTTATATGTTACGAACGATTAACTATAAAGCTTTTAATCTTTTTATGGTTTTTCTTGTGTAACTCGTGACAATGGGAAAGTCTGGTAGCAATCAATCGTCTCGTTCTCAGGGTTCTAATATTACGGGATCGAAGCAAGCAAACCCTGAAAAGACTCCTGTCACAAGCAAAACTCCAAGCTCTAGAGCAGTAAAGCTCCCTCAAAAATCAAAAACGTCGTCAACAGTTACTCCCCCAGTGTATCATTCATAGACATCACAAACAACTACTGAATACTGGGCACCgggtaatgaagatgatgaagaggatgagtATGAGGAAGAGGTCCATCTTATTATTATGGGGTACGTTCCTATATACTCTACGCCAAAGTCAACGGTCCATACTCGGCGTATAATGACCTCGGTGAGTGCATGCGAGTATTTAGCAGGGCAAAACATTGATGTTGGACATCCAACTAATGATCGCACTCCCTTGAATAGAATACAAAGAAAGCACATGTTCTCGCCCATTCCTAGGTTATCATCCTTGCTTTCGCCAAGTGCTCCTTCGGGGTATACTACCAATCCTACGGGCGATAGCAAGAAGAAGAGTCAAGAAGATTTACTTTCCATACTGGCTGGAGCTACGCCAGATAAATATGCACAGGCGTTAGCAGTACCATACAAGGGTGAGGATGTGTTGGATAACTTCTATGCGGGAATAATGGGGCGAAAGGTGAAACCTACATGGAGGTTGCGCTAGTTAATGAAAAGTTTGGGCCTCATATTGCCAATTATGTGCATGAATCTCCTCTTATTATTCCATTGACTATGGGATGGTATGATGGCACAACAGATCCTGATGATTTCTTGCAAAGGGACGAAGGGACAGTGTGCGATCAGGCTTGGAATGATGAAACCAAGTGTTTAGAATTTCAGACTTTGTTGCAGGGAGTCGCAAGGGAGTGGTTTAGTAATTTGCCATTACCACTTGTTACTTCCTATAACGATCTTCGAGCACACTTCCTGTTAAATTTTCACAACATGCGCGCCTACAAAAAGACGCATGTTAAATGTCATGAAATCAGACAAGGTACAAGAGAATCCCTTGGGCAGTTCATAGATCGATACACCAAGGAAGTTGCTAAAATGGCTGGACTCCTTGAGAGTCAAAAAGTGTTCGGTTTTATACATAGGTTGTGTAGAGAGCGACATTTTGCCCTGTGGCAGCACTTGTACATGAAGGTTCTTGATACTTTAGCCGATGCTATCAAAGAAGCCCACGAGCATATGCGTGCAAGGGAAGACATCACTAGGAATAGTGAAAAAACCCCGATGGCAAAAGTAACAAAGATGACGATTCACATCGCAGTCTAGCAGGAGGATCAAAGCGCAAGGGTGATAGTTACAGCCAGGGTTCTGCATCGTCAAAATATAACAAGTTTCAGAAGTCAAGCAGTTCTGATCAAGGGAAGGGTCGCTTCCCAAGTCAAAACTTTGCGATTATGCGCGAATTGACTAAAACACCAAAAGAAATCCTAGCTACCGAGCCAATCTGTATGACGTTCTCTGCTCCTGCAAAAATGTCAGAATATGCTAGGAGAGACAAATCCAAGTATTGTGAGTTTCACGATGACTATGGACACAAGATTGATCGTTGCAAGTCTTTTATTGAAAAAGTGATCGAATGTTTGAGAAGGGGTGAGCTTAATCACCTGAAACCCTTAAAAAAGAAGGGGACTGTGTCGCATGGTAATCAATTAGAGAAAACCGCACCCAACCAAAAGAAAGGTGGTGATAAAATATCTGATAAAACGATAAACATGGTGCATGCTTGGCGCTCTGGTCAGAGGCGCAAGGCCGAGCAATTGGAGGAATGGGAGGCGGAAGCTATTATCTTCCCTCCAATGCAAACAATTAATCCCTCACATGCGTCCATAATCATTAAAGTTCGCATCACAGATTATGGATATAATGTGCGACGCTTAAATGTCGACATGGGTAGCAATGTCGACTTAATGTATGAACACTGCTTTAGGCAGCTACCAGCAACAATCAAGTCTAAGATGCGGGCACCCACAACTGTTCTGTCGGGATTCTCTGGCAAATATGCATGGCCATTAGGGTGCATCGAGCTTGAACTAGAGCTGGTCGATGATAACGATTCAACCCGCACACGGGCCGTCCCTGTTGAATTTTGTGTGGTGCGTTCTTATTCTTGTTACAATGCACTCCTCGGGCGAGTGACTTTGTAGAAGTTTGGTGCGGTACCCTCTACCGTTCATGGCATGATCAAGTTTCCTACTAAGCACGTTAACGCCGCCTAAACCATTGCCTACAGTTGAAGAATAGATACAAAGTAGTTCTATCCTAGTCAATCTGAAGTACCCCAAAAAATGAATTTAAATTGGGGGCAACCTTTCAGATGACATCAAAGTCTAGTTACGCGATATACTGGTAGCTAACATGGACATTTTCGCATGGTGTGAGGATGATATGACTGGGGTACCACGAAATATCGCTGAGCACAAGCTGTACGCGAATCCTAACTTAACTCAGGTGAGACAAAAGAAGCACTCAATGGCGCCAGAAAGAAGCGAATGGTTGAGGCTGGAAGTAGACAAGCTGGTTCATGTGAACATTTTTAGAGTGGTGCGGTATCAGACTTGGGTCACGAATCATGTTTTGGTTAAAAAAGGAGATTGCTTATGGCACATGTGTGTCGATTTTAAGGACATCAATAAAGCATGTCCTAAGGATAATTACCCTTTGCCTGAGATTGACTGGAAAGTTGAATCCCTTTCCGGTTTCAGGTTCAAATGCTTTTTGGACGCCTATAAGGGGTATCACCAGATTTAGATGGCAGTGGCGGATGAAGATAAGATCGCATTCTACACCGATCAGGGTATCTATTGTTACACAAAAAAGCCCTTTGGGTTGAAAAATGCGGGGGCAACATACCAGAGAGTAGTGGATTTGGCGTTCAAGGATCAAATCAGCATAAATCTTGAGGCTTACGTAGATGACTTAGCCATCAAAAGCAACACAGAAGTACAATTATTGGCAGATATCTAGGAAACGTTCAACTCTCTGCGAaaaatcaacatgaagcttaatcccaCAAAGTGCAGTTTTGGGGAGGAAGAAGCCAAGTTCTTGGGACATATAGTGACGCCACAAGGAATCAAGGCTAATCTCAAGAAGATCGAAGCTGTAGAGCGCATGAGCTAACCAAAATCAAggaaagaagtgcaaagtttgataGGCAAGTTAGCTGCGCTAACTAGATTCCTGTCAAAAGTCACGGAGCGGTCATTACATTTTTTCCAGACCCTTAAGAATTCATTGAAAAAGTCAGACTTCAGGTGGACTGAAGAGTCCGAGAAAGCTTTTGTTGAGAGGAAGTCGCTCCTAAGGGAGCTGCCTACTTTGACTGTGCTAATAGCGGGCGAGACGTTGATGCTGTATCTTGCGACTTCTAAAGAAGCGATCAGCTCTGTTCTTGTCGCAGATAAGGGGCAGGTATATCTCATATTGAGACTTGGAATTTGTGTTGAATGTAATGCTTACTATGTGTTTCCCACTATTTTGGCGCAGGTGCAAATGCCTGTGTATTTTGTCAGCAAGGTACTTAGCAGCAGTGAAGTTAACTACCCACCTATTGAAAAGCTTGTATACGCGCTAGTACATACAGCTCGTCGGATTCGCAGGTACTTTTAGGTGCATCCAATAGTGGTGTTAACTGATCAACCGATAAGACAGGTATAAGTCGCGGCACGCGCATTCCAATCTCTTTTTTACACAATCTTATAAGACGCCAAATACGCGCTTGGATTAATTGTGATACACTGATAACGTATGACAGGTATTGTACAAGCCTGAGGTTTCGGGTAGATTGGCCAAATGGGCTCGAATTGGGAGAGCATGAAATCAATTACTCTGCGCGCACATCGATATAAGGCCAGATACTTGCAGATTATTTGGCTGAAACAATGGGAGAAGTAGAGGCACTCGCAGAAAGCACTACAATCGACTGTGATGAGAAGCAGGTTTGGGAGCTATTTACAGATGGAGCTTGCGGGCCCAAAGGCGCTGGCGCTGGACTGGTCCTCACAAGTCCCGATGGAGAGGAGCATACTTATACACTCTGATTCATGTTTACTGCAACCAATAATGAGTCTGAATACGAAGCGTTACTGTCTGGGATGCGCATAGCGCATCAACTTGGAATAAAGCACTTGGACGCGTATGTTGACTCGCAGTTGGTTGCTAACCAGGTTAATGGATCGTTTGGAGTGCATGAAGCCTCTATGCAATGGTACATGGAACTGGTCCGTGAATTAACAAACGAGTTTGATGTGTTTAGATTAACCTAGGTACCTAGGGGCAAAACAAGAAAACGGATGTGctgagcaaattggctgctttggctttCGATCATCTGCACAAAAACGT
This genomic window from Rutidosis leptorrhynchoides isolate AG116_Rl617_1_P2 chromosome 2, CSIRO_AGI_Rlap_v1, whole genome shotgun sequence contains:
- the LOC139889188 gene encoding uncharacterized protein, producing MGWYDGTTDPDDFLQRDEGTVCDQAWNDETKCLEFQTLLQGVAREWFSNLPLPLVTSYNDLRAHFLLNFHNMRAYKKTHVKCHEIRQGTRESLGQFIDRYTKEVAKMAGLLESQKVFGFIHRLCRERHFALWQHLYMKVLDTLADAIKEAHEHMRAREDITRNSEKTPMAKFQKSSSSDQGKGRFPSQNFAIMRELTKTPKEILATEPICMTFSAPAKMSEYARRDKSKYCEFHDDYGHKIDRCKSFIEKVIECLRRGELNHLKPLKKKGTVSHGNQLEKTAPNQKKGGDKISDKTINMVHAWRSGQRRKAEQLEEWEAEAIIFPPMQTINPSHASIIIKVRITDYGYNVRRLNVDMGSNVDLMYEHCFRQLPATIKSKMRAPTTVLSGFSGKYAWPLGCIELELELVDDNDSTRTRAVPVEFCVVRSYSCYNALLGRVTL